The Salvelinus alpinus chromosome 21, SLU_Salpinus.1, whole genome shotgun sequence genome has a segment encoding these proteins:
- the drd2a gene encoding dopamine receptor D2a isoform X4, whose protein sequence is MDVLTQYAYNESFWDNGNGSFNDTESGQKHPYNYYAMLLTLLILVIVFGNVLVCMAVSREKALQSTTNYLIVSLAVADLLVATLVMPWVVYLEVVGEWRFSKIHCDIFVTLDVMMCTASILNLCAISIDRYTAVAMPMLYNTRYSSRRRVTVMISVVWVLSFAISCPLLFGLNNTATRDESLCIIANPAFVVYSSIVSFYIPFIITLLVYVQIYVVLRKRRKRVNTKRSCQGTGDRDTGTTLKIFIKEVAHEGDDIELDEMTDCNPQKQKNVDNATATPVSHQLLLPTKAKARRTSVPPSPPETSIKVEKNGDSKDILAEVPKVAKAFQTEALPNGKTQTSIKQQPALMSKRKISQQKEKKATQMLAIVLGVFIICWLPFFITHILNTHCTTCEVPAEMYNAFTWLGYVNSAVNPIIYTTFNIEFRKAFIKILHC, encoded by the exons ATGGATGTCCTCACACAGTATGCCTACAATGAGAGTTTCTGGGACAATGGGAATGGGAGCTTCAATGACACGGAGAGTGGGCAGAAGCACCCGTACAATTACTATGCCATGCTCCTGACGCTGCTCATCCTCGTCATCGTCTTTGGCAATGTGTTGGTGTGCATGGCCGTGTCCAGGGAGAAGGCCCTCCAGTCCACCACCAATTACCTGATCGTCAGCCTGGCCGTGGCTGACCTGCTGGTGGCCACCTTGGTTATGCCCTGGGTGGTCTATCTGGAG GTGGTGGGAGAGTGGAGGTTTAGTAAAATCCACTGTGACATCTTTGTCACCCTAGATGTCATGATGTGCACTGCAAGCATCCTCAATCTCTGTGCCATCAGCATTGATCG ATACACAGCAGTCGCCATGCCCATGCTGTACAACACGCGCTACAGCTCCAGACGACGAGTCACTGTTATGATCTCGGTGGTGTGGGTTCTGTCCTTTGCGATATCATGCCCCCTGTTGTTCGGCCTCAATAACACAG CGACTCGCGATGAGTCCCTGTGCATCATCGCCAACCCGGCCTTTGTGGTGTACTCCTCCATTGTGTCCTTCTACATTCCCTTCATCATCACTCTGCTGGTCTACGTGCAGATTTATGTGGTGCTTCGCAAGCGGCGGAAACGGGTGAACACAAAGCGCTCGTGTCAAGGGACAGGCGACCGCGACACAGGCACCACGTTAAAG ATCTTCATCAAAGAGGTGGCCCACGAAGGGGATGACATAGAGTTGGACGAGATGACCGACTGCAACCCTCAGAAACAGAAGAATGTGGACAATGCCACCGCCACGCCTGTCAGCCACCAGCTCCTCCTGCCAACCAAGGCCAAAGCCCGACGCACCTCCGTGCCCCCCTCCCCGCCTGAGACCTCCATCAAAGTGGAGAAGAACGGCGACTCGAAGGACATACTGGCGGAGGTGCCCAAAGTGGCTAAAGCGTTTCAGACCGAGGCCTTACCCAACGGCAAAACCCAGACGTCTATCAAGCAGCAACCCGCTCTCATGAGTAAGAGGAAGATCTCCCAACAGAAGGAAAAGAAAGCCACTCAAATGCTAGCCATAGTCCTGG GTGTGTTTATCATATGCTGGCTACCTTTTTTCATCACTCATATATTGAACACCCACTGCACCACGTGCGAGGTTCCTGCGGAGATGTATAACGCGTTCACGTGGCTGGGGTATGTGAACAGTGCGGTGAACCCCATCATATACACCACTTTCAATATAGAGTTCAGAAAAGCGTTCATCAAGATCCTGCATTGCTAA
- the drd2a gene encoding dopamine receptor D2a isoform X3: MDVLTQYAYNESFWDNGNGSFNDTESGQKHPYNYYAMLLTLLILVIVFGNVLVCMAVSREKALQSTTNYLIVSLAVADLLVATLVMPWVVYLEVVGEWRFSKIHCDIFVTLDVMMCTASILNLCAISIDRYTAVAMPMLYNTRYSSRRRVTVMISVVWVLSFAISCPLLFGLNNTATRDESLCIIANPAFVVYSSIVSFYIPFIITLLVYVQIYVVLRKRRKRVNTKRSCQGTGDRDTGTTLKQIFIKEVAHEGDDIELDEMTDCNPQKQKNVDNATATPVSHQLLLPTKAKARRTSVPPSPPETSIKVEKNGDSKDILAEVPKVAKAFQTEALPNGKTQTSIKQQPALMSKRKISQQKEKKATQMLAIVLGVFIICWLPFFITHILNTHCTTCEVPAEMYNAFTWLGYVNSAVNPIIYTTFNIEFRKAFIKILHC, translated from the exons ATGGATGTCCTCACACAGTATGCCTACAATGAGAGTTTCTGGGACAATGGGAATGGGAGCTTCAATGACACGGAGAGTGGGCAGAAGCACCCGTACAATTACTATGCCATGCTCCTGACGCTGCTCATCCTCGTCATCGTCTTTGGCAATGTGTTGGTGTGCATGGCCGTGTCCAGGGAGAAGGCCCTCCAGTCCACCACCAATTACCTGATCGTCAGCCTGGCCGTGGCTGACCTGCTGGTGGCCACCTTGGTTATGCCCTGGGTGGTCTATCTGGAG GTGGTGGGAGAGTGGAGGTTTAGTAAAATCCACTGTGACATCTTTGTCACCCTAGATGTCATGATGTGCACTGCAAGCATCCTCAATCTCTGTGCCATCAGCATTGATCG ATACACAGCAGTCGCCATGCCCATGCTGTACAACACGCGCTACAGCTCCAGACGACGAGTCACTGTTATGATCTCGGTGGTGTGGGTTCTGTCCTTTGCGATATCATGCCCCCTGTTGTTCGGCCTCAATAACACAG CGACTCGCGATGAGTCCCTGTGCATCATCGCCAACCCGGCCTTTGTGGTGTACTCCTCCATTGTGTCCTTCTACATTCCCTTCATCATCACTCTGCTGGTCTACGTGCAGATTTATGTGGTGCTTCGCAAGCGGCGGAAACGGGTGAACACAAAGCGCTCGTGTCAAGGGACAGGCGACCGCGACACAGGCACCACGTTAAAG CAGATCTTCATCAAAGAGGTGGCCCACGAAGGGGATGACATAGAGTTGGACGAGATGACCGACTGCAACCCTCAGAAACAGAAGAATGTGGACAATGCCACCGCCACGCCTGTCAGCCACCAGCTCCTCCTGCCAACCAAGGCCAAAGCCCGACGCACCTCCGTGCCCCCCTCCCCGCCTGAGACCTCCATCAAAGTGGAGAAGAACGGCGACTCGAAGGACATACTGGCGGAGGTGCCCAAAGTGGCTAAAGCGTTTCAGACCGAGGCCTTACCCAACGGCAAAACCCAGACGTCTATCAAGCAGCAACCCGCTCTCATGAGTAAGAGGAAGATCTCCCAACAGAAGGAAAAGAAAGCCACTCAAATGCTAGCCATAGTCCTGG GTGTGTTTATCATATGCTGGCTACCTTTTTTCATCACTCATATATTGAACACCCACTGCACCACGTGCGAGGTTCCTGCGGAGATGTATAACGCGTTCACGTGGCTGGGGTATGTGAACAGTGCGGTGAACCCCATCATATACACCACTTTCAATATAGAGTTCAGAAAAGCGTTCATCAAGATCCTGCATTGCTAA
- the drd2a gene encoding dopamine receptor D2a isoform X2: MDVLTQYAYNESFWDNGNGSFNDTESGQKHPYNYYAMLLTLLILVIVFGNVLVCMAVSREKALQSTTNYLIVSLAVADLLVATLVMPWVVYLEVVGEWRFSKIHCDIFVTLDVMMCTASILNLCAISIDRYTAVAMPMLYNTRYSSRRRVTVMISVVWVLSFAISCPLLFGLNNTATRDESLCIIANPAFVVYSSIVSFYIPFIITLLVYVQIYVVLRKRRKRVNTKRSCQGTGDRDTGTTLKEKCSHPGDVRLCTVIVKPNGSFPVNKKKVIFIKEVAHEGDDIELDEMTDCNPQKQKNVDNATATPVSHQLLLPTKAKARRTSVPPSPPETSIKVEKNGDSKDILAEVPKVAKAFQTEALPNGKTQTSIKQQPALMSKRKISQQKEKKATQMLAIVLGVFIICWLPFFITHILNTHCTTCEVPAEMYNAFTWLGYVNSAVNPIIYTTFNIEFRKAFIKILHC; the protein is encoded by the exons ATGGATGTCCTCACACAGTATGCCTACAATGAGAGTTTCTGGGACAATGGGAATGGGAGCTTCAATGACACGGAGAGTGGGCAGAAGCACCCGTACAATTACTATGCCATGCTCCTGACGCTGCTCATCCTCGTCATCGTCTTTGGCAATGTGTTGGTGTGCATGGCCGTGTCCAGGGAGAAGGCCCTCCAGTCCACCACCAATTACCTGATCGTCAGCCTGGCCGTGGCTGACCTGCTGGTGGCCACCTTGGTTATGCCCTGGGTGGTCTATCTGGAG GTGGTGGGAGAGTGGAGGTTTAGTAAAATCCACTGTGACATCTTTGTCACCCTAGATGTCATGATGTGCACTGCAAGCATCCTCAATCTCTGTGCCATCAGCATTGATCG ATACACAGCAGTCGCCATGCCCATGCTGTACAACACGCGCTACAGCTCCAGACGACGAGTCACTGTTATGATCTCGGTGGTGTGGGTTCTGTCCTTTGCGATATCATGCCCCCTGTTGTTCGGCCTCAATAACACAG CGACTCGCGATGAGTCCCTGTGCATCATCGCCAACCCGGCCTTTGTGGTGTACTCCTCCATTGTGTCCTTCTACATTCCCTTCATCATCACTCTGCTGGTCTACGTGCAGATTTATGTGGTGCTTCGCAAGCGGCGGAAACGGGTGAACACAAAGCGCTCGTGTCAAGGGACAGGCGACCGCGACACAGGCACCACGTTAAAG GAGAAGTGCAGTCACCCAGGAGATGTGAGGCTGTGCACTGTGATTGTGAAACCTAATGGGAGCTTTCCTGTCAACAAGAAAAAAGTG ATCTTCATCAAAGAGGTGGCCCACGAAGGGGATGACATAGAGTTGGACGAGATGACCGACTGCAACCCTCAGAAACAGAAGAATGTGGACAATGCCACCGCCACGCCTGTCAGCCACCAGCTCCTCCTGCCAACCAAGGCCAAAGCCCGACGCACCTCCGTGCCCCCCTCCCCGCCTGAGACCTCCATCAAAGTGGAGAAGAACGGCGACTCGAAGGACATACTGGCGGAGGTGCCCAAAGTGGCTAAAGCGTTTCAGACCGAGGCCTTACCCAACGGCAAAACCCAGACGTCTATCAAGCAGCAACCCGCTCTCATGAGTAAGAGGAAGATCTCCCAACAGAAGGAAAAGAAAGCCACTCAAATGCTAGCCATAGTCCTGG GTGTGTTTATCATATGCTGGCTACCTTTTTTCATCACTCATATATTGAACACCCACTGCACCACGTGCGAGGTTCCTGCGGAGATGTATAACGCGTTCACGTGGCTGGGGTATGTGAACAGTGCGGTGAACCCCATCATATACACCACTTTCAATATAGAGTTCAGAAAAGCGTTCATCAAGATCCTGCATTGCTAA
- the drd2a gene encoding dopamine receptor D2a isoform X1: MDVLTQYAYNESFWDNGNGSFNDTESGQKHPYNYYAMLLTLLILVIVFGNVLVCMAVSREKALQSTTNYLIVSLAVADLLVATLVMPWVVYLEVVGEWRFSKIHCDIFVTLDVMMCTASILNLCAISIDRYTAVAMPMLYNTRYSSRRRVTVMISVVWVLSFAISCPLLFGLNNTATRDESLCIIANPAFVVYSSIVSFYIPFIITLLVYVQIYVVLRKRRKRVNTKRSCQGTGDRDTGTTLKEKCSHPGDVRLCTVIVKPNGSFPVNKKKVQIFIKEVAHEGDDIELDEMTDCNPQKQKNVDNATATPVSHQLLLPTKAKARRTSVPPSPPETSIKVEKNGDSKDILAEVPKVAKAFQTEALPNGKTQTSIKQQPALMSKRKISQQKEKKATQMLAIVLGVFIICWLPFFITHILNTHCTTCEVPAEMYNAFTWLGYVNSAVNPIIYTTFNIEFRKAFIKILHC, encoded by the exons ATGGATGTCCTCACACAGTATGCCTACAATGAGAGTTTCTGGGACAATGGGAATGGGAGCTTCAATGACACGGAGAGTGGGCAGAAGCACCCGTACAATTACTATGCCATGCTCCTGACGCTGCTCATCCTCGTCATCGTCTTTGGCAATGTGTTGGTGTGCATGGCCGTGTCCAGGGAGAAGGCCCTCCAGTCCACCACCAATTACCTGATCGTCAGCCTGGCCGTGGCTGACCTGCTGGTGGCCACCTTGGTTATGCCCTGGGTGGTCTATCTGGAG GTGGTGGGAGAGTGGAGGTTTAGTAAAATCCACTGTGACATCTTTGTCACCCTAGATGTCATGATGTGCACTGCAAGCATCCTCAATCTCTGTGCCATCAGCATTGATCG ATACACAGCAGTCGCCATGCCCATGCTGTACAACACGCGCTACAGCTCCAGACGACGAGTCACTGTTATGATCTCGGTGGTGTGGGTTCTGTCCTTTGCGATATCATGCCCCCTGTTGTTCGGCCTCAATAACACAG CGACTCGCGATGAGTCCCTGTGCATCATCGCCAACCCGGCCTTTGTGGTGTACTCCTCCATTGTGTCCTTCTACATTCCCTTCATCATCACTCTGCTGGTCTACGTGCAGATTTATGTGGTGCTTCGCAAGCGGCGGAAACGGGTGAACACAAAGCGCTCGTGTCAAGGGACAGGCGACCGCGACACAGGCACCACGTTAAAG GAGAAGTGCAGTCACCCAGGAGATGTGAGGCTGTGCACTGTGATTGTGAAACCTAATGGGAGCTTTCCTGTCAACAAGAAAAAAGTG CAGATCTTCATCAAAGAGGTGGCCCACGAAGGGGATGACATAGAGTTGGACGAGATGACCGACTGCAACCCTCAGAAACAGAAGAATGTGGACAATGCCACCGCCACGCCTGTCAGCCACCAGCTCCTCCTGCCAACCAAGGCCAAAGCCCGACGCACCTCCGTGCCCCCCTCCCCGCCTGAGACCTCCATCAAAGTGGAGAAGAACGGCGACTCGAAGGACATACTGGCGGAGGTGCCCAAAGTGGCTAAAGCGTTTCAGACCGAGGCCTTACCCAACGGCAAAACCCAGACGTCTATCAAGCAGCAACCCGCTCTCATGAGTAAGAGGAAGATCTCCCAACAGAAGGAAAAGAAAGCCACTCAAATGCTAGCCATAGTCCTGG GTGTGTTTATCATATGCTGGCTACCTTTTTTCATCACTCATATATTGAACACCCACTGCACCACGTGCGAGGTTCCTGCGGAGATGTATAACGCGTTCACGTGGCTGGGGTATGTGAACAGTGCGGTGAACCCCATCATATACACCACTTTCAATATAGAGTTCAGAAAAGCGTTCATCAAGATCCTGCATTGCTAA